One genomic segment of Streptococcus salivarius includes these proteins:
- the ftsH gene encoding ATP-dependent zinc metalloprotease FtsH: MNNKNNNGFLRNAFLYIIVIIAVVTGVQYFAGGSQSPSQQLSYTQLVKKIEDGKVKSITYQPDGSIIEVKGSYKKAEKVDTDLSLPFLGSASSETRSFTSTVLQNETTMQKLQSASEAADVNVKMIRESSSGAWISYLFSYLPLIGIAIFFLFMMNQGGNRGAMNFGRNRAKTQSKENIKVRFTDVAGAEEEKEELVEVVDFLKNPRKYKALGARIPKGVLLEGPPGTGKTLLAKAVAGEADVPFFSISGSDFVEMFVGVGASRVRSLFEDAKKAERAIIFIDEIDAVGRRRGTGMGGGNDEREQTLNQLLIEMDGFDGNENIIVIAATNRSDVLDPALLRPGRFDRKVLVGRPDVKGREAILKVHAKNKPLAEDVDLKVVAQQTPGFVGADLENVLNEAALVAARRSKTKIDASDIDEAEDRVIAGPSKKDRQVSEHERKVVAYHEAGHTIVGLTLSSARDVHKVTIVPRGRAGGYMISLPKEDQMLSSKDELKEQLAGLMGGRVAEEIIFNVQTSGASNDFEQATQLARAMVTEYGMSEKLGPVQYEGNHAMNPGQFTTDKSYSAHTAQLIDEEIRSLLVEAHDKAAEIINANRETHALIAEALLKYETLDAAQIKSIYETGKMPEDSLGDSEEDNHALSYDEVKERIENKNKDEEE; encoded by the coding sequence ATGAATAATAAAAATAATAATGGCTTCTTACGGAACGCTTTTCTCTACATCATAGTTATTATTGCGGTTGTAACCGGAGTACAATACTTTGCAGGAGGAAGCCAAAGCCCAAGTCAACAATTGTCTTACACACAGTTGGTTAAGAAAATTGAAGATGGTAAGGTAAAATCTATCACTTATCAGCCAGACGGTAGTATCATTGAAGTTAAAGGTAGCTACAAAAAGGCCGAAAAGGTTGATACTGATCTTAGTCTACCATTTTTAGGTAGTGCATCATCAGAGACACGTAGCTTTACATCGACTGTGCTGCAGAATGAAACAACCATGCAGAAATTGCAGTCAGCATCAGAAGCAGCTGATGTTAATGTTAAAATGATACGTGAAAGTTCAAGTGGTGCTTGGATTTCATATCTTTTTAGTTACCTACCTTTGATTGGGATTGCTATTTTCTTCCTTTTCATGATGAATCAAGGTGGTAACCGCGGTGCAATGAATTTTGGCCGCAACCGTGCTAAGACTCAATCAAAAGAGAATATTAAAGTTCGTTTCACAGATGTGGCTGGTGCGGAAGAAGAAAAAGAAGAACTTGTAGAAGTCGTAGATTTCCTCAAAAATCCACGTAAATATAAAGCACTTGGTGCACGTATCCCTAAGGGTGTTCTCCTTGAAGGCCCTCCAGGGACAGGTAAAACTCTGCTTGCTAAAGCTGTTGCTGGTGAAGCAGATGTTCCTTTCTTTAGTATCTCAGGTTCTGATTTCGTAGAGATGTTTGTCGGTGTCGGAGCAAGTCGTGTTCGTAGTCTTTTTGAAGACGCTAAGAAGGCCGAACGTGCTATTATCTTTATTGATGAAATCGATGCGGTTGGCCGTCGTCGTGGTACTGGAATGGGCGGCGGTAACGACGAACGTGAACAAACCCTTAACCAACTGTTGATAGAAATGGATGGTTTTGATGGAAATGAGAATATCATTGTCATTGCTGCAACCAACCGCAGTGATGTTCTTGATCCAGCCCTCCTACGTCCAGGACGTTTTGACCGTAAAGTTCTTGTTGGTCGCCCAGATGTAAAAGGCCGAGAAGCTATCTTGAAAGTCCATGCCAAGAATAAACCATTGGCTGAAGATGTTGACCTTAAAGTTGTTGCTCAACAAACTCCAGGTTTTGTTGGAGCTGACTTAGAGAATGTCTTGAATGAAGCAGCCCTAGTTGCTGCACGACGTAGTAAGACTAAAATTGATGCTAGTGATATCGACGAAGCAGAGGATCGTGTTATTGCTGGACCATCTAAGAAAGACCGCCAAGTTTCAGAACACGAACGTAAAGTTGTGGCTTACCATGAAGCCGGTCATACAATTGTTGGTTTAACACTTTCTAGCGCTCGTGATGTTCACAAGGTTACTATTGTTCCACGAGGTCGCGCAGGTGGTTATATGATTTCTCTACCAAAAGAGGATCAGATGTTGTCATCTAAAGATGAGCTAAAAGAACAATTGGCAGGTCTTATGGGTGGACGTGTTGCAGAAGAAATTATTTTCAACGTTCAAACATCAGGTGCTTCAAATGACTTTGAGCAAGCAACACAGTTAGCACGTGCAATGGTTACTGAATATGGTATGAGCGAAAAACTTGGACCAGTCCAATATGAGGGTAATCATGCGATGAATCCAGGACAATTTACGACAGATAAGTCTTACTCAGCTCATACAGCTCAACTTATTGACGAAGAAATTCGATCACTTTTAGTTGAGGCACATGACAAAGCAGCTGAAATTATCAATGCAAACCGAGAAACACATGCTCTCATTGCAGAAGCTTTGCTTAAGTATGAAACACTTGATGCTGCACAAATCAAGTCAATTTATGAGACTGGTAAGATGCCGGAGGATTCTCTTGGAGATTCAGAAGAAGATAATCATGCCCTATCTTACGATGAAGTCAAAGAAAGAATTGAAAATAAAAATAAAGATGAAGAAGAGTAA